In the genome of Streptomyces sp. NBC_00190, one region contains:
- a CDS encoding DUF4440 domain-containing protein, which translates to MSKTEIDQLTAEFFGAFDNTGGRTADVARIRRLVLPGGLIVNTGPDFAAYTVDEFIEPRERLLADGRLVEFSEWETSERTEIAGDIASRFGEYRKSGILDGKPFEGGGTKTIQFVRSPEGWRITAFAWYDQP; encoded by the coding sequence ATGTCCAAGACGGAGATAGACCAGTTGACCGCGGAGTTCTTCGGTGCATTCGACAACACGGGCGGCCGGACCGCCGACGTCGCCCGGATTCGCCGGCTCGTCCTGCCCGGTGGCCTGATCGTCAATACCGGCCCGGATTTCGCGGCCTACACCGTGGACGAGTTCATCGAGCCCCGCGAGCGGCTGCTGGCCGACGGCCGGCTGGTCGAGTTCTCCGAGTGGGAGACCTCCGAACGGACGGAGATCGCGGGCGACATCGCCTCGCGCTTCGGCGAGTACCGCAAGTCCGGAATCCTGGACGGAAAGCCCTTCGAGGGCGGGGGCACCAAGACCATCCAGTTCGTCCGCTCCCCGGAGGGCTGGCGCATCACCGCGTTCGCCTGGTACGACCAACCCTGA